The following are encoded together in the bacterium genome:
- the tpiA gene encoding triose-phosphate isomerase, producing the protein MSRKPFIAGNWKMNKTIDEGVALVNELKPLVAEIDNVDIAVCPTFVSLAKVGDAIKGSNIMLGGQNTFWKESGAWTSQISPKMLMDAGCRWVIIGHSETRGRFGTVDDELAKVLEYFGECDATVNMKAKFAFAAGLKPIIACGEMLAEREAGKTDAVITAQMKTDLAGFTKEQAMQMVIAYEPVWAIGTGQTCDSDEADRVCGLIRSIVKDMYGADVADAVRIQYGGSMNDKNAAELLAKPNIDGGLVGGAALVAEKFATIIKSAK; encoded by the coding sequence ATGTCAAGAAAACCTTTTATTGCTGGAAACTGGAAAATGAACAAGACCATTGACGAGGGCGTCGCTCTGGTCAATGAGCTTAAGCCGCTCGTTGCGGAAATCGACAATGTGGACATAGCCGTGTGCCCGACATTCGTGTCGCTTGCCAAGGTCGGCGATGCGATTAAAGGCTCGAACATCATGCTCGGCGGTCAGAACACATTCTGGAAAGAGTCCGGCGCATGGACAAGCCAGATTTCGCCCAAGATGCTTATGGATGCGGGATGCCGGTGGGTTATTATAGGTCACTCGGAGACCCGTGGTCGATTCGGCACGGTTGATGATGAGCTTGCCAAGGTCCTTGAATATTTCGGCGAGTGCGATGCCACTGTCAATATGAAGGCCAAATTCGCGTTCGCTGCCGGTCTCAAACCGATCATTGCCTGCGGTGAGATGCTTGCCGAGCGCGAAGCAGGCAAGACTGACGCAGTCATCACTGCCCAGATGAAGACTGATCTTGCCGGGTTCACAAAAGAGCAGGCCATGCAGATGGTCATTGCATACGAGCCAGTATGGGCTATAGGTACAGGCCAGACATGCGATTCGGACGAGGCCGACAGAGTTTGCGGTTTGATACGAAGCATTGTCAAAGATATGTATGGCGCGGATGTGGCCGATGCTGTACGAATACAATATGGCGGCAGCATGAATGACAAGAATGCAGCCGAGCTGCTCGCAAAGCCGAACATAGACGGCGGTCTGGTCGGTGGTGCGGCGCTGGTTGCTGAGAAGTTTGCGACTATAATCAAGTCCGCAAAATAA
- a CDS encoding PEP-CTERM sorting domain-containing protein, giving the protein MKKALLCAVVLVLLLSTGAWATVICNGSKCGGTGIRDYIYEVSFATTFGYLQIGTCDGNINDYTSVLTPNGWTFNIVEATEANAELHDIFSPHGTVQQTPVDKCPYLIVWASTDVQYDVSAFVFGYNNSNAPHDADWTIGFADDGDWTMALGMGEGVVHSPSVPEPGSFFALAAGLLGLAGLKLKIRR; this is encoded by the coding sequence ATGAAAAAAGCGTTGTTGTGCGCTGTTGTGCTTGTGCTGTTGTTGAGCACAGGAGCGTGGGCTACCGTTATCTGTAACGGCAGTAAATGTGGCGGCACCGGTATTCGAGATTACATCTATGAGGTGTCTTTTGCCACAACGTTCGGCTACTTACAGATCGGCACATGTGACGGCAACATCAATGACTACACAAGTGTGTTGACTCCGAATGGCTGGACGTTCAATATCGTTGAAGCTACAGAAGCAAACGCCGAGCTTCACGATATATTTTCGCCACATGGGACAGTTCAACAGACTCCAGTCGACAAGTGCCCGTATCTCATAGTCTGGGCAAGTACTGACGTTCAGTATGACGTCAGTGCCTTTGTGTTTGGATATAATAATTCAAATGCACCACATGACGCCGACTGGACAATCGGCTTTGCCGATGACGGTGATTGGACCATGGCTCTGGGTATGGGTGAAGGAGTAGTTCACTCTCCGAGCGTGCCTGAGCCTGGCTCATTTTTTGCACTGGCAGCAGGTCTTTTGGGGCTAGCCGGGCTGAAACTAAAGATCAGACGCTAG
- a CDS encoding sigma-70 family RNA polymerase sigma factor, which produces MKDLTSLISRTKSGDLDAYGEIVRRFQDMAYGYSYSMLGDFTAAEDAAQESFIQAYKELANLREPDAFPGWFRKIVYTQCAMIARRNSVPTVPLDDVMELPSANTGPHELAEQSEMRQRVLNAIRALPENERVVTALFYINGYSHNDIAGFLEVPLSTVKSRLHTARTRLKKRMIDMVSESLHANKLPEDFGKRVLSSIPVLSWGNNKECTFAGALESALSITDHPCSYETIMGGTALAFRTRWWKANDGTGWCGSSPVGEFPEEIEAAGKVTGRPIRIECHLGNPEAHMERFASDIVTSIDKGIPVLGYDEKSNVSVICGYEDEGHTILMRDYFRGDQINRIEVDKLEPFLLFLTDYIGAASRGDTLKMALELAVENFSWADIVPHPNQLGSYHYGKHALAKWADDIAHYDNYTQEEREKLFFVSWWNMDCLYDARLAAESFLRQNLDLADLGKAADLYRKEVQTIHQVSVVSKEAFLGPWTGKSISDWTPEVRQREIDLLNQVCKIEEEAIGSVVAAL; this is translated from the coding sequence ATGAAAGATCTCACATCACTAATTTCACGGACCAAGTCCGGGGACCTGGATGCATATGGTGAAATCGTGCGCCGGTTTCAGGACATGGCGTATGGTTACAGCTATTCTATGCTCGGGGATTTCACTGCTGCCGAGGACGCTGCACAGGAATCATTTATCCAGGCATACAAAGAACTTGCAAATCTGCGAGAGCCTGACGCATTTCCGGGTTGGTTTCGCAAGATTGTGTATACCCAGTGTGCAATGATCGCGCGGCGCAATAGTGTGCCGACTGTTCCGCTCGATGATGTCATGGAGTTGCCGTCAGCAAACACCGGTCCGCACGAACTAGCCGAACAAAGCGAGATGCGCCAAAGAGTCCTTAATGCAATCCGTGCTCTGCCTGAAAACGAGCGTGTGGTTACAGCTCTTTTCTACATAAATGGATACTCACACAATGATATCGCCGGATTCCTTGAGGTGCCGCTTTCGACAGTCAAGAGCCGACTACACACCGCCCGGACACGGCTAAAGAAGAGGATGATAGACATGGTAAGCGAATCACTGCATGCAAACAAACTGCCCGAAGACTTCGGGAAAAGAGTACTTTCTTCGATACCTGTGCTGAGCTGGGGAAATAATAAAGAATGCACATTCGCAGGCGCACTGGAATCGGCGCTTTCGATTACAGACCATCCTTGCAGCTATGAGACGATAATGGGCGGAACCGCGCTCGCCTTCCGAACGCGCTGGTGGAAAGCTAATGACGGCACAGGTTGGTGCGGGTCGAGTCCGGTTGGGGAGTTTCCTGAAGAGATTGAGGCTGCCGGCAAGGTGACCGGCAGGCCGATACGTATTGAATGTCATCTTGGTAATCCTGAAGCACATATGGAACGATTTGCATCGGACATAGTGACCTCGATTGACAAGGGTATTCCGGTGCTGGGATACGATGAAAAATCCAATGTTTCAGTAATCTGCGGATACGAAGATGAGGGGCACACTATCCTGATGCGCGATTACTTCCGTGGAGATCAGATCAACCGGATTGAAGTGGATAAGTTGGAACCCTTCCTGCTTTTTTTGACTGATTACATAGGTGCTGCCTCTCGCGGAGATACCTTAAAAATGGCACTGGAGCTTGCGGTGGAGAATTTCTCATGGGCAGATATTGTTCCGCATCCAAATCAGTTGGGATCATATCATTATGGCAAACACGCCCTTGCAAAGTGGGCGGATGACATAGCTCACTATGACAATTATACACAGGAAGAGCGGGAGAAATTATTTTTTGTGAGTTGGTGGAATATGGATTGTCTGTATGATGCCCGCCTTGCCGCAGAGAGCTTCCTGCGTCAGAACCTGGACCTGGCAGACTTGGGTAAAGCAGCCGACCTGTACAGAAAAGAAGTGCAGACCATCCATCAGGTATCGGTCGTCTCAAAAGAGGCGTTTCTTGGTCCATGGACCGGTAAGTCTATCTCCGATTGGACTCCAGAGGTAAGGCAGCGCGAAATAGACCTGCTTAACCAAGTGTGCAAGATCGAGGAAGAGGCCATTGGGTCGGTTGTTGCTGCTTTGTGA
- the gap gene encoding type I glyceraldehyde-3-phosphate dehydrogenase, which produces MSVKVGINGFGRIGRLSLRGMLENYPNDIEVVAINDLFDSKTNAHLFKYDSNYGPWKGTVEAVDDGIIIDGKKIAVYAEKDPANIPWEKHGVEIVVESTGVFTDATKAAAHKHGTVKKVIISAPAKNEDATIVMGVNEDVYNPATCNIVSNASCTTNCLAPFTKALNDAIGIENGFMNTIHSYTNDQRTADQAHKDPRRARAAAVNIIPTSTGAAKAIGLVIPELKGKLHGLSLRVPTPTVSLVDLTVNFKRATSVEEINAAVKAAADGPMKGILGYTEDAVVSTDFKGDPRSSIFDGLSTMMLGDTFAKVLSWYDNEWAYSMRVGDLIMFMVKKGL; this is translated from the coding sequence ATGTCAGTCAAAGTCGGAATCAACGGATTCGGCAGAATCGGCCGCTTGTCCCTGAGAGGGATGCTTGAGAACTATCCCAACGATATCGAAGTCGTTGCAATTAACGATCTGTTCGACTCCAAAACCAATGCCCACCTTTTCAAGTATGACAGCAACTACGGCCCGTGGAAGGGAACCGTCGAGGCAGTCGATGACGGAATCATCATCGACGGCAAGAAGATTGCTGTTTATGCCGAAAAGGACCCCGCGAACATTCCGTGGGAGAAGCACGGCGTCGAGATCGTAGTAGAAAGCACCGGCGTTTTTACCGATGCCACAAAGGCCGCCGCTCACAAGCACGGCACAGTAAAGAAAGTCATCATCTCCGCTCCCGCCAAGAATGAGGATGCCACCATCGTCATGGGCGTGAACGAGGATGTCTACAATCCGGCCACATGCAACATCGTGTCCAACGCAAGCTGCACAACCAACTGCCTTGCTCCATTTACAAAGGCTCTCAATGACGCCATTGGTATCGAGAATGGTTTCATGAATACGATCCACTCATACACCAATGACCAGAGGACAGCCGACCAGGCTCACAAGGACCCGAGACGTGCCCGCGCAGCCGCCGTGAATATCATTCCGACCAGCACAGGCGCAGCTAAGGCCATCGGTCTTGTAATCCCTGAGCTTAAGGGCAAACTGCACGGTCTTTCACTGCGCGTCCCGACACCGACCGTTTCCCTGGTTGACCTCACAGTCAACTTCAAGAGAGCGACCAGCGTCGAAGAGATCAACGCAGCAGTCAAGGCCGCAGCCGATGGTCCTATGAAGGGAATCCTCGGTTACACAGAAGACGCAGTGGTTTCCACAGATTTCAAGGGTGACCCGAGAAGCTCGATCTTCGACGGCCTGTCCACGATGATGCTCGGTGACACGTTCGCCAAGGTTCTTTCCTGGTATGACAACGAGTGGGCATACTCCATGAGAGTAGGCGACCTCATCATGTTCATGGTCAAGAAAGGTCTCTGA
- a CDS encoding phosphoglycerate kinase, producing the protein MNKKTVKDIDVRGKRVLVRVDFNVPLDSDRNITDDRRIVAALPTIKYLIDNGAKVILMSHLGRPETDDNGVVTADSKAKFNLDPVAQRLSDLLGKNVKKADDCIGDEVKQAAKDLKDGDILLLENVRFYKKEKKNDPEFAKQLASLGELYVNDAFGTAHRAHASTEGVTKYLPGVAGFLMEKELDYLGKAIGNPERPFLAILGGAKVADKIPVIDNLLTKVNSLIIGGGMAYTFFKAQGYEIGKSLLDAEGLDLAKNAMAKAKELGVELVLPVDVVVATEFSNEAERKVVPVDGIPADWMGMDIGPASIEKFKAVVAKSKTVVWNGPMGVFEMPNFAVGTKAIAEALADADATTIIGGGDSAAAVEQMGFASKMSHVSTGGGASLEFLEGKELPGVVALQDK; encoded by the coding sequence ATGAATAAGAAGACCGTAAAGGATATCGACGTTCGCGGGAAGCGCGTTCTGGTCCGTGTGGACTTCAACGTGCCGCTGGATTCGGACCGCAACATAACCGATGATCGGCGTATCGTTGCGGCGCTTCCTACCATCAAATATCTGATAGACAACGGCGCCAAGGTGATTCTTATGTCTCACCTTGGCCGCCCTGAGACGGACGATAACGGTGTTGTCACGGCGGATTCCAAAGCGAAGTTCAATCTGGATCCTGTTGCGCAGCGCCTTTCGGACCTCCTTGGAAAGAATGTAAAAAAAGCAGACGACTGCATAGGTGATGAGGTTAAGCAGGCCGCTAAGGACCTTAAGGACGGTGACATACTTCTTCTGGAGAACGTCCGGTTCTATAAAAAAGAAAAGAAGAACGACCCTGAGTTTGCCAAGCAGCTTGCAAGTCTTGGTGAGCTTTATGTCAACGATGCGTTCGGCACTGCTCACAGAGCGCACGCTTCCACCGAGGGCGTTACAAAATATCTGCCGGGTGTTGCGGGATTTCTTATGGAGAAGGAACTCGACTACCTGGGCAAGGCTATCGGCAACCCCGAAAGGCCGTTCCTTGCTATATTGGGTGGTGCTAAGGTTGCGGACAAGATCCCTGTAATCGACAACCTGCTCACCAAAGTAAACAGCCTGATTATTGGCGGCGGCATGGCGTATACGTTCTTTAAGGCACAGGGTTATGAGATCGGCAAGTCTCTATTGGATGCCGAGGGTCTCGACCTTGCCAAGAATGCAATGGCCAAGGCCAAAGAGCTTGGCGTTGAGCTGGTACTGCCGGTAGACGTTGTCGTGGCGACTGAGTTTTCAAACGAAGCCGAGCGCAAGGTTGTGCCGGTAGACGGAATCCCTGCCGACTGGATGGGCATGGATATCGGTCCCGCCTCGATAGAGAAGTTCAAGGCAGTGGTCGCTAAGTCCAAAACAGTGGTCTGGAACGGCCCGATGGGTGTATTTGAGATGCCCAATTTTGCAGTCGGCACTAAGGCCATAGCCGAAGCTCTCGCCGATGCTGATGCAACTACGATTATCGGCGGTGGTGACTCCGCTGCTGCAGTCGAGCAGATGGGCTTTGCAAGCAAGATGAGCCATGTATCCACTGGTGGCGGTGCTTCTCTCGAATTCCTCGAAGGTAAGGAACTGCCGGGCGTGGTTGCGCTGCAGGATAAATAA